The following proteins are co-located in the Roseiconus lacunae genome:
- a CDS encoding DUF4404 family protein: MRKDLDEALSQLHSTLESIQDLEPDEANRLRQAADEISATLDQKDIDSSSLAKLLQEQTESFQQSHPQLTMTVGRIADILAQMGI; encoded by the coding sequence ATGCGTAAAGATTTGGACGAAGCTTTGTCACAGCTTCACTCGACCTTGGAATCGATCCAGGATCTCGAACCTGACGAGGCAAATCGACTTCGCCAAGCGGCGGATGAGATTTCTGCCACACTCGATCAAAAAGATATCGATTCATCCTCGTTGGCGAAGTTGCTTCAAGAGCAGACTGAGTCGTTCCAACAATCCCACCCGCAGTTAACGATGACCGTGGGACGTATCGCCGACATTTTGGCTCAGATGGGCATTTAG
- the trpS gene encoding tryptophan--tRNA ligase, whose translation MDDSKPKRVLSGIQPTGRPHWGNYFGAIRQYIDLQDANDGFYFIADLHALTTIRNPDELRDNVINVALDLLALGLDPEKATLFVQSDIPEVSELCWILLSGTPMGLLQRCVAYKEKVDKGLPADAGLFTYPVLQAADILAYDSELVPVGADQVQHIEVCRDIAGRFNHQFGDTFVMPKANVLDDSAKVPGTDGEKMSKSYDNTLPLFGEVKKIRKQIMRITTDSRPMEDAKEPEGDHLYQLFSLFADQTRREEMAAMYRRGGFGYGEVKKAIAEASEGYFDEARQRRADLEQNLDFVREVLAKGAERARSVAAEVLSRTQKAAGLK comes from the coding sequence ATGGACGATTCCAAACCAAAACGCGTGCTCTCGGGGATTCAGCCCACCGGACGGCCTCACTGGGGCAATTACTTTGGCGCGATCCGCCAATACATTGATCTGCAAGACGCCAACGATGGCTTTTACTTCATCGCTGACCTGCATGCCCTGACCACTATTCGCAACCCGGACGAATTGCGAGACAACGTGATCAATGTCGCGCTGGATTTACTCGCGTTGGGCTTGGATCCCGAAAAAGCAACGCTGTTCGTTCAGTCGGACATTCCCGAAGTCAGCGAACTGTGCTGGATCTTGCTTAGCGGAACCCCGATGGGACTGCTGCAGCGCTGCGTTGCCTACAAAGAGAAGGTCGACAAGGGCCTCCCGGCGGACGCGGGGTTGTTTACGTATCCGGTACTGCAGGCGGCCGACATCTTGGCTTATGACAGTGAGCTTGTGCCCGTCGGTGCCGATCAGGTTCAGCACATCGAAGTCTGCCGCGACATCGCCGGGCGCTTCAATCATCAATTCGGTGACACCTTTGTCATGCCCAAAGCAAACGTGCTCGATGACAGCGCGAAGGTACCAGGGACCGACGGCGAAAAGATGAGCAAGAGCTACGACAATACGCTGCCGCTGTTCGGTGAAGTCAAGAAGATCCGCAAACAGATCATGCGAATCACCACCGACAGCCGGCCGATGGAAGACGCCAAAGAGCCCGAGGGCGACCATCTGTATCAGCTTTTCTCGTTATTCGCCGATCAGACTCGTCGCGAGGAAATGGCTGCGATGTATCGGCGCGGCGGCTTCGGTTATGGCGAAGTCAAGAAGGCGATCGCCGAAGCGAGCGAGGGATACTTTGACGAGGCCCGGCAGCGACGAGCCGACTTGGAGCAAAACTTGGACTTCGTCCGCGAAGTGCTTGCCAAGGGTGCCGAGCGGGCTCGCAGTGTTGCCGCCGAAGTGTTGTCGCGCACGCAGAAAGCGGCTGGGCTAAAATAA
- the acpS gene encoding holo-ACP synthase — MSIIATGTEIVETVRIAKMIETHGEQFLERVYTADEIEYCVQTADAPGHFATRWAAKEAVMKALRCRRRGVRWNEIEIVVRPGSGYDVVLSGNALQCASEHEIDRLHLSLSACRTHAVAHVIAEAE, encoded by the coding sequence ATGTCGATCATCGCTACCGGGACTGAAATCGTCGAAACCGTTCGCATCGCCAAGATGATCGAGACCCACGGTGAGCAATTTCTGGAGCGTGTTTATACCGCCGACGAAATCGAGTACTGCGTTCAAACGGCCGACGCACCGGGCCATTTTGCGACTCGTTGGGCCGCCAAGGAAGCGGTGATGAAGGCACTCCGCTGTCGACGTCGCGGTGTGCGATGGAACGAGATCGAAATCGTCGTGCGTCCAGGATCGGGATATGACGTTGTCTTGTCGGGCAACGCGCTGCAGTGCGCCAGCGAGCACGAGATCGATCGATTGCATCTCAGCTTGTCAGCCTGCCGGACACACGCGGTCGCACATGTGATCGCAGAAGCGGAATAA
- a CDS encoding TIGR03000 domain-containing protein: protein MTRLRFSVCMAMLVAAAGFSESALAQGSSGGSSGGSSGGYTSSGGSSGGLVSYGSSGGSSGGYASSGGSSGGHVGPLRRLAARIHARHAARYAAYGASSGGSSGGSSGGSSGGSSGGSSGGISVRYYVPQGSSGGSSGGSSGGSSGGVRKVTRITRTVPLSSYGSASISPADDALAGYESSTIESSYRKYSAPSESVAKAEVPATDAADSDAAYESAKPALDDDAALLTVAVPHDSAKVQVNGHETTSEGSVRKFMSRGLKEGYLYTYVVKVTYDHEGETQTETREVKLRPGDNEQIVFEPPTANEADAENLSAANETPEAPVVTVVKLHVPSDATVSLAGNETNGKGKVRTFRTTQLKSGEQWKDYTVRVTATIGDQSISREKTIDVEAGSTNEITFDFEDNSLAQR from the coding sequence ATGACGCGTCTTCGTTTTTCGGTCTGTATGGCGATGTTGGTCGCTGCAGCCGGGTTCTCTGAGTCAGCTCTCGCACAGGGCTCCTCGGGAGGATCTTCCGGCGGTTCCTCGGGCGGGTATACAAGCTCGGGTGGCAGCAGCGGTGGCCTCGTTAGTTACGGTTCCTCAGGTGGATCTTCGGGTGGATACGCCAGCAGCGGCGGATCCTCCGGCGGTCATGTCGGTCCACTCCGCCGACTCGCCGCTCGGATTCACGCGCGTCACGCGGCTCGTTACGCCGCCTACGGTGCATCGTCCGGCGGAAGTAGCGGTGGATCATCCGGTGGCAGCAGTGGCGGTTCTTCGGGCGGCAGCAGCGGCGGAATTTCCGTCCGCTACTATGTGCCTCAGGGAAGCAGTGGCGGCAGCAGCGGTGGATCGTCCGGTGGCAGTAGCGGTGGCGTTCGCAAAGTCACCCGCATCACTCGCACCGTGCCGCTAAGCAGCTACGGATCCGCGTCGATCAGCCCCGCCGACGACGCGTTGGCAGGGTACGAGTCATCGACGATCGAAAGCTCTTACCGCAAGTACAGCGCCCCAAGCGAAAGCGTTGCCAAGGCCGAAGTACCTGCCACCGATGCGGCCGACAGCGATGCCGCTTACGAGTCGGCAAAGCCCGCTTTGGACGACGATGCCGCTCTCCTGACCGTCGCCGTTCCACACGACAGCGCCAAAGTTCAGGTCAACGGACATGAAACGACCAGCGAAGGATCCGTTCGTAAGTTCATGTCACGAGGCTTGAAAGAGGGTTATCTTTACACCTACGTCGTCAAAGTCACCTACGACCACGAAGGCGAAACTCAAACAGAAACCCGCGAAGTCAAACTGCGTCCTGGCGACAACGAGCAAATCGTTTTCGAACCGCCGACCGCCAATGAAGCAGACGCCGAAAATTTGAGTGCTGCCAACGAGACGCCTGAAGCTCCGGTCGTCACCGTCGTTAAACTGCACGTCCCCAGCGACGCAACCGTCAGCTTGGCCGGCAACGAGACCAACGGCAAAGGCAAAGTGAGAACCTTCCGCACGACTCAACTGAAGTCTGGCGAGCAATGGAAAGACTACACCGTTCGCGTCACTGCAACGATTGGTGACCAAAGCATCAGTCGTGAAAAGACAATTGACGTTGAAGCGGGTAGCACCAACGAGATCACGTTTGACTTCGAAGATAATTCGCTTGCTCAGCGTTAG
- a CDS encoding ATP-binding protein, with protein sequence MQFLKLHARTRISLGLICLLMSVLSTAMLLGIIPETQTSIRNGRAHLCENIAWASSEYMSRGEIRRLDSMLESAVKRNPDLLSAGVRRASGSLMSEFGDHGNDWPDDETLRSTDTHIQVPIRKGQQRWGTVELCFRPIVDHSWWGTFTDPWMRMTIFVSILSFIAFQLYLKKMLSHLDPSKTVPKRVRNALDSLAEGLLVLDRQGRIVLANQSFSEWLDCPSEKLLGKDADQLGWDLSKVDVTPWNKAVRDEALVAGSMVELNLPDRPARMLIANASPVLGQQGKCRGVLVSFDDVTQLEETKRDLSIAKREADDANQAKSEFLARMSHEIRTPMNAILGYTDVLRRGFDTSNEDRQDYLNTIHGSGEHLLALINDILDLSKVESGQMELESGPCSPLRIIKDVVALLRSKADEKGIALEFRGEGKLPKEIQGDSVRLRQAIMNLAGNAIKFTDEGSVQVVARALDPKRSPHQQWSLAIDVIDTGIGISPEAQAKVFEPFQQADTSITRRFGGTGLGLAISKQLAEAMGGHISLASEVGKGTTFTIEIPLGQEQEFEWIDPVEAAAELESSSSIQKDVQQLPPCKILVADDGSPNRKLLQLVLGKAGAEVVAVENGQLAVEKATEQVYDIILMDMQMPVMDGYTATGTLRKAGYTAPIYALTANAMQGDQEKCLNAGCSGFLSKPIKIDLLLATIAGELGNPRRHSVDTQPSAGMDESIEKVTESVPAERQEASSDSSDIEYDFSQQTPIVCSYPLDDPEFLEIAQDFVDVLQDRLPKLKTLLDDQDWSTLAREAHWLKGVGGSAGFEDFVDPSKQLQLSAEAESQSRCEILVRQVLHLASRIDLVGSVTQSPSPPSSQSETNHESGSQGQAVASEPIESSLPMDDEAFREIVHEFLSIFRGKLDEMSIALATGDFVQLARLSHWLRGTGGSAGFDHFELPTRAMERLAGEEDLNGCRAVLQELHSISERIVVPAQS encoded by the coding sequence ACATTGCCTGGGCGAGTTCCGAATACATGTCTCGTGGCGAGATCCGACGCCTTGATTCGATGTTGGAATCTGCCGTCAAGAGAAATCCGGATCTACTGTCTGCGGGCGTGCGGCGGGCGTCTGGCAGTTTGATGTCCGAGTTCGGCGATCACGGAAACGATTGGCCCGATGACGAAACATTGCGATCAACCGATACGCACATTCAAGTCCCCATTCGGAAAGGCCAACAACGTTGGGGAACCGTCGAACTGTGTTTTCGTCCGATCGTTGACCACAGTTGGTGGGGGACATTCACGGACCCATGGATGCGGATGACGATTTTCGTTTCAATCCTCAGCTTCATCGCGTTTCAGTTGTACCTGAAAAAGATGTTGTCTCACCTCGATCCATCAAAAACTGTTCCTAAGCGAGTCCGAAACGCGCTCGATTCGCTCGCCGAAGGTCTATTGGTGCTTGACCGCCAAGGCAGGATTGTCCTCGCCAACCAGTCTTTTTCCGAATGGTTGGACTGTCCGAGTGAAAAGCTGCTCGGAAAAGACGCCGATCAGTTAGGGTGGGATCTCAGCAAGGTTGATGTCACGCCTTGGAACAAAGCCGTTCGTGACGAAGCGTTGGTTGCCGGATCGATGGTCGAATTGAATCTTCCCGATCGCCCCGCAAGGATGTTGATCGCCAACGCCTCTCCCGTTCTCGGTCAGCAAGGAAAATGTCGAGGCGTATTGGTCAGTTTCGATGACGTAACGCAGCTCGAAGAAACCAAACGCGACCTTTCCATTGCCAAGCGTGAAGCGGACGATGCTAACCAGGCAAAGAGCGAATTCTTAGCAAGGATGAGTCACGAAATTCGTACGCCGATGAACGCAATCTTAGGTTACACCGATGTGCTGCGGCGAGGGTTTGATACGTCAAATGAGGACCGACAGGACTACCTAAACACAATTCATGGCAGCGGCGAACATCTGTTGGCGCTGATCAATGACATTTTAGACTTGTCGAAAGTCGAATCCGGTCAAATGGAATTGGAGTCCGGCCCCTGCTCGCCATTGCGAATTATCAAAGACGTGGTTGCGCTGCTGAGAAGCAAAGCCGACGAGAAAGGCATCGCGTTGGAATTCCGTGGCGAAGGTAAGTTGCCCAAGGAAATTCAAGGCGACAGCGTTCGGCTGCGTCAGGCGATCATGAACCTTGCCGGCAACGCGATTAAGTTTACCGACGAAGGTTCCGTTCAGGTCGTCGCGCGTGCTCTCGATCCAAAACGGTCGCCACATCAACAATGGTCGCTTGCCATCGATGTCATTGATACAGGGATTGGGATTTCGCCCGAAGCGCAGGCGAAAGTCTTTGAACCATTCCAGCAGGCCGACACATCGATCACGAGGCGATTCGGCGGGACCGGCCTGGGGCTGGCGATCAGCAAGCAGCTTGCCGAGGCGATGGGCGGCCATATCTCGCTCGCCAGCGAAGTCGGCAAGGGGACAACGTTCACTATCGAGATTCCACTGGGACAAGAGCAGGAATTCGAATGGATCGACCCGGTCGAGGCGGCCGCCGAACTGGAATCTTCGTCATCCATTCAAAAAGATGTCCAGCAATTGCCGCCTTGCAAAATATTGGTCGCTGACGACGGATCACCGAACCGAAAATTACTTCAGTTGGTACTCGGGAAAGCCGGTGCTGAGGTGGTTGCCGTCGAGAACGGTCAGCTTGCGGTGGAGAAAGCGACCGAGCAAGTTTACGACATCATTTTGATGGACATGCAAATGCCGGTGATGGACGGTTACACCGCTACCGGTACGCTCCGAAAAGCCGGCTATACGGCACCTATCTATGCACTCACCGCGAACGCGATGCAAGGCGATCAAGAAAAATGCTTGAACGCGGGCTGCTCGGGATTCCTGAGTAAGCCAATTAAGATTGACTTGCTGCTGGCGACAATCGCCGGAGAACTCGGCAACCCACGGCGCCATTCAGTCGACACTCAACCATCAGCAGGGATGGACGAATCGATCGAGAAAGTGACCGAGTCTGTGCCAGCGGAAAGACAGGAAGCATCATCTGATTCCAGCGACATCGAGTATGACTTTAGTCAGCAAACGCCGATCGTCTGTAGCTACCCGCTCGATGATCCGGAGTTTCTTGAGATCGCACAAGATTTCGTCGACGTCCTTCAAGATCGCTTACCGAAATTGAAGACACTATTGGACGACCAGGATTGGTCCACGCTTGCTCGTGAGGCGCATTGGTTGAAAGGTGTCGGCGGAAGCGCGGGCTTCGAGGACTTCGTTGACCCCTCGAAACAATTGCAACTTAGCGCCGAAGCTGAATCGCAGTCACGCTGTGAAATCTTAGTGCGGCAGGTGCTCCACCTTGCTTCGAGAATCGACTTGGTCGGATCGGTTACGCAATCACCATCGCCGCCAAGTAGCCAATCCGAAACAAATCACGAGAGTGGAAGCCAAGGCCAGGCAGTTGCATCGGAACCAATTGAGTCAAGTTTGCCGATGGATGACGAAGCGTTCCGAGAGATCGTTCATGAGTTCCTGAGCATCTTCCGCGGAAAACTTGATGAGATGAGCATCGCACTTGCGACCGGAGATTTCGTGCAGTTGGCACGATTATCTCACTGGTTGCGTGGCACAGGGGGATCGGCCGGGTTCGACCACTTCGAACTGCCGACGCGGGCAATGGAAAGGCTGGCCGGCGAGGAAGATTTGAACGGGTGCCGGGCGGTCTTGCAGGAGTTGCATTCGATCAGTGAACGCATCGTCGTTCCAGCCCAGTCTTAG